ACCCATCAACAACTAATTGCGAAGTAGGGTTCCAAAAACCATCCACCAGACATATATTATGTAAGCATATGACTTGTGAATAAATAGTATATGGGATTTGTTCAGAAACTGAAACTGATGAATTTGCCTCACACCATGCTAAGCATTCTTTTTCCGCATGTCTGATAAGTTATGTGGATATCTGTCAATTCTTCTGAATAACTTATCATTTCTACCTTTCCATAAGTACCATATTACACAAAGATAAGGATTTCCATCAATGTCAGGGTCTTCAATACTAATTTTTCGCCAGAAAAACATAGTAAATATTGGCATAGACACTTAGACTAGGAAAATGTTCAGATGCAAATGTGTTTTTGATAATGCTCATGCCTACACAGCAGGTGGGCACTCAAAAATAGCATGACTCATCAGGTTCGATCCACATGTATTTAGTCCAACAGAATTCAGGTTCCATTAATCGTAATTACACTCTCAGATCTCTTGATTGTCCTATGATCCTAGGTTCTAGTTAATTACTTTAGATCCTAATATTACAAGCCCTCTTATTACAAGCCCTCTTGGTGTAGAAATCTGTGAATACCATGAGTCTGACATTATCAGTTTGACATTAAGTTTATGAAATCTAAAAAATCTAGGTTCTATATAATTACTTTAGATTTTAATATTACAAGCCATCCTAGTATACCATGAGTTTTACATTAAGTTCATGAAATTCCTAAAACTAACAAGCCATTTAGGAGAAAAATCTAAAGAGCCTCGCTATCATCTTTGACTTTCAGTTCCCACTACATTTGTCTAGTTAGTAATGTAACTGTTATTGAGATTCAAGAGTGCCTACGTCTCCATTATCTTAAAAATTGTTAGCTTCTTTATTGTCTCCGTGAATCACTTCTTCAGAAAAGCATATGCTCAACACTATTGACACAGAAAGTTATGTGATCCAATAAAAGTTAAAACCAATTATGTTTACGTCTTAAATGAGAGAGGAGCCTCATATATCAAAATTAGAAAATGAGATTTCAATATACAGAATATGCATGCCCCATATAGACTAACTCGTTTGACATCATGTCATTCACCCCATAAGCTCTTGTAGATAATACGAGTACTTCTGATTGTAGCTAACTTCTAACGATTAACAAACACCACAATCTACTAAATAAATTCTATGGAGAATTAAAACATCAGAATAAAGCTGCCAATTATAATTAAACATACGAAGAAAAACCTTGTATTATTTTTTATAACTACAAATTTACAACTGTACTTTCTGGAAATTCTATTGCTTTGTTAGAAAATCATTTAGTATTTTTGAATCATGATTTAAACGTTACCATCCAAGAGGACTGACATCTACTAAGTTAGACCATCTCCAATGTATATTGCTATTTTTTTGCTCTAAAATAGAGATAGAATGTGCTCCAATCTATTCCCCTATAATAGCATCACTTTAAATGTCTATTGCTATTTCTTATCTAAATATAGAGGAAAGATAGCAATCTTCATTGTTTTTTAAAAACAGCAATCTTTATTTCTGAGGAAAAAATAACAATGAGTTGGACTAAATTACCTCTAAATGCTATTATAAAGTTAAAAGTAACAATGAGTTTGAGATGCTATTAAAGTAGATCGAAGTTGCATGCCACAAAACTATAAGACTTTAAACTTGACAAATATCTCAATCAATCAACAAGTTATAACTTCTTTTATTTTCTCTGCAAAACTAAATCTGCTTAAATTTGATTGAGTGAGAACGTTATGCGGCAATTTATCCTACAACTACATAACTCATTGTTTCACATAAATTAAATAAAAATGTTAAAACAGAATGAAACAAATCATTTGATTTAAGCCGCGATTTAGTAAATATGATAAACTGTTGCCAGAACTGAAAGAAGAATTTACAGTTTCAGAGGAAAATGATGATGAGAGATTGATAGGGAAAAGGATCTCCGGCATGTTTTAAGCCTTCATGTGATCTCTCCTTCCTACGCCGCCCTTACATTAAAATCTCAACTGTAGTTAAGCAACTTCAAGAAAAATCAACCAAGAAAGAAAACTAAATGCTTTACTTTTGCATCATCTCTTTCTCCATTCCCTCTGTATAACAAGAATAATTTTCTAACTTCCATATATAAAAATATATATTATATAGTTATTTTCTTCTACTTCATCTTCTTGTTCTTCTACTAAACCATTGATCTCTTCCATGTCACTAATGATTTCAGAAACTCCATCACCTGATAGATAAATTGAATGTTGCAGCAAAATCAAACTCATAACCTTAGGCTCAAGTATTCAGTAAAGAGATTTATTAGTTTACCTCGGATGGATCACGAAGGGAGTAAAAGGCATTGGTGTCTTTAGGCACAGCAGAGACTAATACACCATAACCGTGGTTTGGTCCATCTCGTAACACCTAACATTACTTGCACCTTTAAGTCAAAACTATTTATTTTTTTATGGAATTGTTTTTAACTAAAAAAATGGGTTATATATAAAAATAAACCTTAAATGCATCTTCATCTGTTCGATCATCCCCGACATAGATTGGAAGAACATCATCACAGTTGTTTAGGCCTGAAGAATGTTTTGGTCTCAATGGCTAAACCAAGTTTCAGTTCAGAAGAAGCAGAGGAGAAGATATATTTTAACTTACCAAGAGATTCGAGTAAAAATGTCACAGCTTTTCCTTTGTCCCAGTCAATAACTGGACGGATCTCTAAAACCTTTTTAACCCATAAGATACAAATCAAAACTGTTGAAATTTATTCGAACTTGTTTTGTTGAGATATACACTAGAGGTTCAGATGTTGTTTTTACCTTCCGGCCATGTGTTAGACGTAGCTTTGGATATGTTCTAATGACATAATCAACGCGTTGTGCAACCAATGTCCAGTTCTGTAAACAGAAGAGATATTAAAGAAAAGTGTATCCGTTTAAGAGAACCAAACAGGCTATTGAACTGTGAAAAAAAAAAACCTTTTCTTCTACATTGCGGTAATGCACAGAGATGCAGAACTTGTTGTCTTCTACTTTCACCCCTTTGATATCTTTTGTAATCTCCACAAGCGAACAAAGCACCTGAGAGTATAAACAATCAAGTATGATGTTGGTTTTTACCAAAAAGAAAAAAAAAGTATGATGTTGTTATTACTTAAAACTATACATTAGAAAATGTATTGTGAATATACCTTATCAATCATCGGTAGAAACTCGCTAGCAGGCTGGAATAGATTCACATCTTTCCCCTGAAATTTTGCCAAAATCACATTTCAAGAATCTGAACTGTCAGAAAACAAACAAAAGAAGCAAGAAAACAAAAACCTGTTCGTTAACTGATACAGTACGGCTGAGATGTTCATGGTTTAAAGATTCTCCTGCAGGACTCATGATGTCCATTCCGTGGCTTCCGGCGTAATAAAGTTCACTCAGTCCAACAAACTCATACACCTGAACCAAAAATAAAATAAAATTATTGATTATTACATTCTTGCTGAGGAAGATTGAAGATAAGTAGAGATTACCTTATCACGGCTTCTTCCACTAATGATCGCGGTTGGGAAGTACTTGGCAACGTTTTGCACCGCAGTACGCATCTAAACAGGATGATTCATTAGGCTAATGATGATGGCCCAGATTTTGATTTTTTTTTTTTTTTTTTAGCATTTAAATTGAAACAAAGAGAAGTTAAACACACAACTTACAGCACTTGACATGTAAGCGCAGTCAGGTTCCTCAACTATAGGCGAAAGTGTCCCGTCATAATCAAGAAACAATGCTATTCTTTTCCCTTTTGCAAAACTCATGATTTTCTCAAAACTAGTAAGAGCTGATGGATACTTGAGCTGCTAAATATAAGATAGATCGACGAAGATAATCAATATCAAAACAGAGGTGCAGTGTTCAGTAATAAAAGTGAAACCGTAAGGGGACACAGACCGTCCATTCGCGGTAACTCGCATCGCTGTTAATGCTGTCTTTGTTAAGTATTGCTGGGGGAGGAGAAGAAGATTTCATTGCATCGAGCCAACCACAAGACTTGACATCATCAAGAATCCCAGTTTTCTTTCTGGGAACGGTTAGCAAAAGATTGTTGTTCTCTGAGAACGCTGCTGATGAGCATGGTAGTCTATTCTGACGAATGGTTAATCTTGAGTTGCTTATCGGTGGAGAATCAGTCATTACAGGAGACGAGTGACCAGATTTTATCTCCATAACAAGACCAGATGTTATATATCCTCAAGTTCCTTCAACGGACAGTGGATATAAAAGAAGCCTCTACTCGATTTTCAACTCAGTTAAGAATCCTCTTCCTCAAGGACCCTGAAATAATGTAAGATGCCAAGAAGAAATAGAACCAGTTTAGACTTGAAAAATACTTAGAGAAATTATCCTGCTGACTCAAGAAATTAAATATTTTGAAAGCATTCTCTTAAGCTAGGACAGGAGAACATTGTATACCACAGAGTACCATATTGGCCTCAAGCTTATTAATCAAAAATGAGAAACAAACAAAAAGATTCCTGTTTTTGTATTTTGCTGACAGTTGCTATGAAAGGTTAACCAAGATAACAACATGATTCATGGAAAGACTTGACTTTGTAATAGAATTTTGCAAAGAGTTAACTTAAAAAAAAAAAAAAAAATTGCAAAGAGTTAACACCAGAGAGAGAGAGAGAGATTTGTAATAGAACTTCTATGATTGTTGCTACCAAAGGCATACAATTTGGGAATATTTGTCCTAGAATTTCTTCCGAGTTAATGAGATAAAAATAAATAAATCTCAAATCCTTCACCATTTGACCATTATATGAAGCTCAAGGACAGAGCCAAAAAATTCATAACCTCACATATAATCAGGCACACACACATAATGGTTCTGCAAATACATACACACGCTTGGAGAGAAACTAGTGTTGTGAAAATTACATTCCAGAAAAGGCAAATATATATATAAAAATTGAAAACAGTATGGCCAATTAATATACATATTTGTATTGTTTCGAAGGAAACAATTTACACACTTGCAAGGATATAGACAATTAAGAAAACATGTTAAGACCCACCACCACTATTGCGCGTGAAGCTTTGACAAATCATTGTCATTCTCAACCAAAATCCACCCACAGAACAAAGTACCCATTCTAAAAGAAAAACCAGAAGAATTTTTTTTAAAAAAAATCAAGTTCTTAAAACTGGGTCAGGCATTTTATCATATTGTTAAACGAGTCCAAGCTCATAACAAAGAACAGAGAGGGGATAAATTGTTAAATGTGTAATTTTTACAAGTGAAAACACGAACCTTTAAGCTACGCAAATTCCTGAGAAAAAATGCTTCGAAACTGAAAGCAGAAACAACGGGAAGAAGAGGAAATATCTTTAAAAGAGATGGGGGTTTTTCTCTGGCGGTTTCTCAGCAATCAAATAAGGGACACAGAAAATAAATGGGGAGGAGAGAAAATAATTTTTAAGATTTGCAGAGAACAAAGAACAAAAAACTGCGAAAGGTCCATATTTTTACCTTTATAAGTTCCCGAGAAAATCGCAGAAACTATCCCCAAAAAATTGTCCATATTTTTACCTTTTTCTGATTTAGCATAAGAGTTCGAGATTTTGGTAATATAAATGATGCAATAAAAAGAAAAATTCTCATTTAGCCATTTTTTATTTATTTTTCCAAAAATAGACTTTAAATAAGAAAATAATCAAAATAAATTTTATTAAAGAGTAAATATGCACTTATACCTAAGAGTTAACTAATAATATATACTTAAAGTTTAGAGTTAAGTGGTGAAGTTTTGGGATAGAATTTCAAATTAAAAAAAAATTAAAATAAAAAAAATCTATTTTGGTCATTTTATTTTTTGAATTTACTTTTGTGACAAAATTTTAAAAAAATTTATTTGAGAAAATTGTCCAAATAAAAATACGGTAAAATTTAGTTATGGTTAATTTTACGTGAGAAATAAAAGTATCGCAGTTTTGATTAATTGATAAAATATATAATGCAAATACACTATTTATGAAAACTATTAATAATTATTACACTTTTCATATTTTAAAACAATAACCTTTTCGCATTCAAAAGCTCTCTCCCGACGGTTTGTTTAACAACTAGGTGGCGTACGCGTGTTCACTACACATCAAATGATACTAGAGCGTGGGATAAAAGGAACACTTGTAGCGCGTGTAGAAACGCCGTGATCATTTTGGCGGCCCACGTTGTGAATCCAAACTACGGCGCTGGCAGCTGATTTCAAAACTTGACGAGTAGATTAGTCGAGTCAGGTCTGACGTGGACAAGTCGGATGGTGGATCCCACTACCATGAGATGGGTTGCCTGGTGCGGTCGCTCTCGGACGCAGCTGGTGAGTAATGAGTGATGAGGTCGGTGACGGTTTTTTTTAATCTCTCTTTTAATAATGTTAATAATAAAGTCGTTTTCCCGGCTCAGTTCCAAAAACCAGGAGGGACCTCTCGGCTCTCGTGGAGTCGACATGGGCTCCATGTGACCAATATTAAACTAATATAGCGATTGCTGCACAAAATTGTCTAACACCGTTGTTATTAACGCAGGGTTCTTAGTACATGATTCTTAGATTATCCCATTATTTTACTTCGTTTTTTTCGTTCTTGTGGTTTTTACTGTTGTGCTTCCTTCTCAACAAGACGCAGAAACGATTATGAGCATTTAAAAAAAAAACATACTCGCATTGTTAATTTCCAGATTTGGTTCTTACTAGGGCAGCTAACACTATAAGCTTCTTTATATTTTTATTTTCCAAGCCTATTTAATAAAGGGTTGTCCACCGGGGCCGACTCTACACACGTAAGGGTCCCTGTGCAAACAAAAAATTAGGCCCCAAACTTAGGCCCTTTGATTATTAATTTATAATATTTTTAAAATATTATTAAAGTTATTTATATAAATTAACTAATATGCTTGTTTTATTTGAGTTTTTGATTAAAATTTTGCAGTCACATTTTATTATACTATATAAAATTAAATTTAGTACAATATGTCAATAAAAGTAAAAAACAAAAAAATTAAAATGGAGTGGACCCTGGGACCGTCGCACCGACCGCTCCTCATCTAAGCCGGCCCTGAATTCCCACCAATTTCTAGCTGACTAATGTAGTGTACATGTTATGTTATCAACTTTTTAGTAGGGGGAGCAATACTTTGAAATTCAAAACAAAAACTAATAATAATGATATTATTAATATGCAGACCCTATGTCAATGTCAAATATAAACAGGCAGCTTGTCCAAATCAAATGGAGTAATTGTATAATTTGGCCATACAACATTTTCGTAAAATTATCAAATGTAATTCAGTTTAACGAGTAAAAAATGGCTATTGTTACTGTATATCCTTCAGTTGACCAAATTGGATTACGGTGTAGGTAAAATTCATATACATGTGGAGGTATTACTTTTGTTGAACACTATTTTATATTCAACGTAAGATGTATATATAAAAATCCAAAGGTAAGAAGTTAAAGGAGAAAAGTCGGGTCAAACTGGTTACAAAAAAAAAGTCGGGTCAAATTAAGTTTTGACGAGAGCTAGTGTAGTTTAACAAAGACAGCCAAAGATTCTGACAAGAAGACGACAAAGTAGAAGAACCATTTTGGAAGTGGAAAATGTAACTGTAAAAGAAAGAAGAAGAAGAGATTTGGCTTTTCGAGGAGATGCAAGGTTCGACTAGGTACCAAATGAGGGAAGATTGCGGGACCACGTCACAGTTGGATACTTGGATCCTCAATTTCTAATTACCTTTTTTAATCACTACATGTAGAATTATATGAATTAAGTTAAGTAATTGTTTTATAATGAAGGGAAACACTAGCAGATTTTTTTTGTCAACAACAGATTATTATTTAACTTTAATAGTAATAGAGTATAAAAATAGGAAGATCTTTTGGAAATTGAAATTGAGCAGTCAGAATCTTCTCGTTTAACGCCGCTGTTTCTGCTTCTCTCTTTGACCATCCGTCAGGCCTCAACAACTATTTTTAAAAATAAAATATCAGAAACTCAAATATTAAAAGGAAAACACTTTGGAGCATTTCCAAAAAAAACTTTATAATAGGACTGGGCAAATAAACCGAACCCGAAAATCTGAACCGAACCCGATCCGATGAAAATGAATCCAAACAGATCCGAACCCGACATAAATACCGAATGGATCTTGTTTTATGGTATTTCGGGTTATGGGTATTATCCGAACCGAACCCAAAATTAAATGGATATCCGATAGAACCCGAAACATTCAAAATGCCAAAAAAGAACTTGTACCAAACATGATTTCAATTCCTGATATGTAGCCAAAGTACACTAAGATATTATTAAACATCTGCAATAACTATCTACTACATGAAGGTTGATGGTTGAAAGTGGCGGTTGAGGCTTGAAATTTTTAGATTTTGGTTTTATTTTCATTGAATAATTTTTTNNNNNNNNNNNNNNNNNNNNNNNNNNNNNNNNNNNNNNNNNNNNNNNNNNNNNNNNNNNNNNNNNNNNNNNNNNNNNNNNNNNNNNNNNNNNNNNNNNNNNNNNNNNNNNNNNNNNNNNNNNNNNNNNNNNNNNNNNNNNNNNNNNNNNNNNNNNNNNNNNNNNNNNNNNNNNGATTTTACTTATGTTTTGGTTACAAAATAGGTATAAATCAAGTACTTTAAAACCGAAGAACCGGATGGAACCCAAAACCCGAAAGTACACCGGGTTGTACCGGTTCTTTGAAGATTTACTAACCCCGAACCGAACCCGATAAAACCCGAACCGGTCCCGAACCGAATTTTTATATAATCCGAATGGGGCTGATTTTGATAAACCCGAAAAACCGAGACCCGATTGGACAAAACCGAAACCCGATTGGGACCCCGAATGCCCAGGCCTACTTTATAACCTCCGATATAGATTTTTTTGCTCCAAAAAAGAAACTTCAAATTTAGAGTTTTAAGAAGTGAAACTTCATATTTGAAGTTTCATTTCTTAAAACTCTAAATTTGAAGTTTCACTTCTTAAAATTCTAAATTTGAAGTTTCATCTTTTTATTTTCATCTTGGTCCTTATAATTAATTATACATCATATTTATAATTTTGTTGTATTTTATCATTCATCTTTTTAATCTTTAATTTTTTTTTACATTTTAAATATTTCAATTTTTTTTAATTTAAATTTTACACATAAAATTAAAAAATGTTAAAATAATACTTATAATATTTTAAAAATAGAATTTGACAACAAGAATATTACACAAGAAACTTAATCAATTTTTTTTTAAGAAGATACATGAAGACATAATTATTACACAAATTTAAATATT
This genomic interval from Brassica oleracea var. oleracea cultivar TO1000 chromosome C2, BOL, whole genome shotgun sequence contains the following:
- the LOC106319578 gene encoding trehalose-phosphate phosphatase A isoform X2, yielding MEIKSGHSSPVMTDSPPISNSRLTIRQNRLPCSSAAFSENNNLLLTVPRKKTGILDDVKSCGWLDAMKSSSPPPAILNKDSINSDASYREWTLKYPSALTSFEKIMSFAKGKRIALFLDYDGTLSPIVEEPDCAYMSSAMRTAVQNVAKYFPTAIISGRSRDKVYEFVGLSELYYAGSHGMDIMSPAGESLNHEHLSRTVSVNEQGKDVNLFQPASEFLPMIDKVLCSLVEITKDIKGVKVEDNKFCISVHYRNVEEKNWTLVAQRVDYVIRTYPKLRLTHGRKVLEIRPVIDWDKGKAVTFLLESLGLNNCDDVLPIYVGDDRTDEDAFKVLRDGPNHGYGVLVSAVPKDTNAFYSLRDPSEVMEFLKSLVTWKRSMV
- the LOC106319578 gene encoding trehalose-phosphate phosphatase A isoform X1; the encoded protein is MEIKSGHSSPVMTDSPPISNSRLTIRQNRLPCSSAAFSENNNLLLTVPRKKTGILDDVKSCGWLDAMKSSSPPPAILNKDSINSDASYREWTQLKYPSALTSFEKIMSFAKGKRIALFLDYDGTLSPIVEEPDCAYMSSAMRTAVQNVAKYFPTAIISGRSRDKVYEFVGLSELYYAGSHGMDIMSPAGESLNHEHLSRTVSVNEQGKDVNLFQPASEFLPMIDKVLCSLVEITKDIKGVKVEDNKFCISVHYRNVEEKNWTLVAQRVDYVIRTYPKLRLTHGRKVLEIRPVIDWDKGKAVTFLLESLGLNNCDDVLPIYVGDDRTDEDAFKVLRDGPNHGYGVLVSAVPKDTNAFYSLRDPSEVMEFLKSLVTWKRSMV